Part of the Primulina huaijiensis isolate GDHJ02 chromosome 15, ASM1229523v2, whole genome shotgun sequence genome is shown below.
aaGATGGGCAATGGAGGAGGAAAACTCAGCCTCTGTTGCGCCGGAGACCCAGGCGAGATTTCCCGCCGTCGCCACGATATCACCGTGTGCTTGTCGGATTCCCTGGATGAAGGGTTAGGTCACTCTTTTGCCTACATCCGACCCGACCCACCTCACAAAACCCAACCTTTCGACGATTTGGCATGCCAAACGGCGGCTTTCCGCACCATCTCCGGCGCCTCCATATCCGCCAATGCTTTCACTCACCTCTCGACGGACCCTTATACGTGCGACAACGGCTTAACTTCTATTGACAAGGCATCAGCTTTTGAAAGCTCACAACTATTTTCTTCCATTCCCTTGCAGCCGATTCCGAGAAATTCCGCCTCCACAGTGAGGTCCGGCCCAATTCTGAGGAATACGGTTCAAGGTTCGGGCCCCATTTTAAGGAATCCAGGTTTTGGGTCTGGCCCGATTGAGCGCGGTTTCTTGTCCGGTCCGATTGAACGCAGCTTCATCTCTGGCCCTCTGGAGAATCAAATCGACCAGTTGCAAAGATACAAGCCCAAATCCAATAAATGGGATCTGATAAAAAACTTGAAAGGGTTGATATCAAAATCTTTACGGGGACCTGGCTTCTCTAAAGAATCGAGTAGTAAAGAGAACAATACTGCTACCTTGAGTGGTAATAGCAGCAGCACGATTACTAGCAATAATCTAAGCAGCCAATTCAGCTTAGTTGATGATAACGATGATGTCGGTAATGAATCTTTCGGCAGTCAAAACGTGCAATGGGCACAGGGCAAAGCAGGTGAGGACAGAGTGCATATCGTGGTTTCCGAAGAACACAGTTGGGTTTTTGTTGGGATTTATGATGGATTCAATGGCCCTGATGCTACTGATTTTCTGTTGAACAATCTCTATTGCAATGTTTCCAAGGAACTTAAGGGGCTGTTATGGTGTGATAAGTTCGAGTCTTGTGAAAATGGGGTTCATAGCTCGGCATTTTGTTCTAAAAGTTTGGATTGTGAGGAAAGAGAGGAGCTGGACTTGAAATTGAGGAAGAAATTGCTCTATCTGGAACCTGCTGCGGTTAATCATTTAGGGGTGTTGAAAGCGTTATCCGAGGCCTTGAGGAAGACCGAAGCATCGTATTTACAGATAGCAGACATGATGCTAATGGAGAATCCCGAGTTATCTTTGATGGGATCTTGTGTTCTGGTGATGGTGATGAAAGGTGATGATGTGTACTTGCTTAATGTCGGTGACAGTCGGGCTGTGTTAGCCAAGACCGATTCTCAAGTTGGGAAAATGAGGAAGCAATCCGAAGAATCACTATACGGTTATGAATACGAACACGCTCACAATTTGAGTTCTTGTCAGCTAACAATGGATCATAGCACATCTGTTAGAGAGGTAGAAGCATATTTTAGTTAGTCTCTGTTTCTTTAAGCTCTACGTTTTGTTGTTTGCTCTTTCGTTCTCATGCTCAATTTTTATGTGGTAATTGTTAATCATCATAGGAAGTGCGAAGGATCAGAAATGCACATCCAGACGATGCTTTTGCTGTTTATAATGATAGAGTGAAAGGTTCCTTAAAGGTTACCCGAGCTTTTGGGGCAGGCTTTCTCAAACAGGTATGCAATGGTCTATGTTGCGCAATGTAGTGAACAAATATATTTGGTATTATAAACAAGCTATGAGATCGATTGCCATAAGTATGTTTTCAGAGAAAGATTGTTGGATGTAACTTGTGATTGCCTGAGCAGTATAACAATCTGTATGTGGCATTAGAGTTGCTATCTGGTTTGAAATCCTTCAGTTATAGTTCCCTTCTACAATCCATTTTAGTGGCATAATCTGGGGCAATCTTCACGAATTTCTATGCATGCATAACTTCCAAATTGCAGATAATTCAATACATATTCTGATTGGATGTGTTTTTTACAGCCCAAATGGAACAATGCACTACTCGAGATGTTCAGAATCGATTACGTCGGAACGCACCCTTACATCACGTGCTCACCGTCTCTATGCCACTACAGATTAGATCCCATAGACAAGTTCTTGATCCTATCATCTGATGGCCTTTACCAGTACTTCACTAACCAAGAAGCTGTCTCTGAAGTCGAGATGTTCATGTCAACTTTCCCAGAGGGCGATCCAGCTCAGCATCTGGTCGAAGAAGTGCTGTTCCGTGCTGCTAAAAAAGCCGGTATAACTCCGAATTCTTGACACCATTTCATGGAAAAataatactatatttttttagaaaaaaaattctttatctGATAACCATGAACTTTTGATTGAATTGGCAGGCATGGATTTTCGTGAATTACTCGATATCCCACAAGGGGATCGTCGCAAATACCACGATGACGTCTCGATTATCATTATTTCATTCGAAGGGAGGATATGGCGATCTTCCGTGTGACTAGGTTAGGAATCAGACACACACATACaaccaagaaaaaaatatataggaagctttattattattgtaaatgTGTGATATACCATACCAGTTGCTGGGGATTTGTAAATGCCGACATCCCCAAAATTTTCCCCTTAAAATTCATGCTATATAAAACTTGAAAACTAGTAGTTCTGATCAGCTTTAAATTTTCCTTGTAGAAATGTAAATCTAAACTCGTGAATTCAAAGAGAGGCGAagattcttttgttttttgtttcttgttttaatATGTTCCCATGCCACTTAAATATCACGAGAGTATTTCTTctggttaaaaaaattaacgtaTGCTTGAATTATCTCTTCTATTTTATGCACAGATTCCATGTATTCGGGCATGGTACTCTGAATTGTGGTAAATACATACTTACTTTTGTGGCATATAAAAGTCTTACCGGAgctatttttcaaaaaagtGCATAATATTTCAGCAATCTTTAGAAACATTTGTATTGTGGGTTTTGCAGACTTTTGAATCTTTCTTGTGCAAAACAAAGttgagaaaataataataaaattttcatctttATTGAGGAGATGGATGTTTTGATTCatgaaaacatttatataattagctgatttcttaatataaaaaagcaAAAGTTTGAATGGAGAGTGTATTTAATAGTTGAATCAGTCTTTTGGTTGGAAGAATTGAGATTGGTAGGTATTTAATAAATGGAAGTGTAGATTCATGAATGATTATGTCAACATTATGGAGTACTTTACTTGTGGTTTTGGTGCCTCTGACGTCTCGTGATATATTTATTATCATACTTCAATGTTGAATACTATCACCatcattgattaaaaaaaaatcttcattatttttacaaatttcaaatatttgtgtcattaaaaaaagagagaaataatTTCGGAAATACCATGTCAATAAATACTATGGACCCTTTGTGATTTAAGTAGAGCAAATCCAAATTGAAGGGTTTCTACACTTTGGGGAAGTAGTTGAATTTTTTGGTGACTTTAAATGGCGGTAAACTAGAATTTCGCATTTGTCAAACCCACATGGTGTAGAACGTTTCAGCCACAATAATTTATagcaattttatttaattctgcGTCCCTTGGTTTCTTGGTTTTGAATAGGCGGGCAGATTCGGAAATAATCAAATATGTCAAAGCACAATTTACCTTATTTTCAAGGTGATGTAAACTGTTCCAAGTTTGCCTAACTTTttgtttgaaaatataaaattagaaaaaatttgtgtgagacgatctcacagattgtattttgtgagacggatctcttatttgggtcatctatgaaaaagtattactttttatgttaatagtattatttttttattgtgaatatctgtagggttgacccgtctcacagataaagattcgtgagtcCGTCTCACAAAGAATTGCTCTATAAAATTTTACTAGAAAACTTTCACAAAGCATACgaggttttaaaattttagggcaattgtttttgttttttgaaaacattttgttatttttgttcaacttttcttgtttttttttttatcaatattataaattttaattttcctaaaaagaaACCGAAAATACACTATATTTCTCATCTCAATACGTATTCAAAAGTCAAATTTCTAAAACCAAAAAAGGAATTGAGTcggctaaaattttaaattactaaGTTCCAAAGATTGATTTGAAATTAACAATTTCAAAGACATAAATCGTATTGATTTCTGCTGAAGGAgatgttttgaaatttaaacaTCAGAATAAACAATCAATTAAACAAGTCAAAATCACATTCGAAACGTTTATATCAGGAAAAATGAGCATTAAACACAAAAATAACTTCCGCACCATATTAGCTCAGGGAATCCGTATAATCCCGAATAAGAGTATCAACCATTGGATATATCCACAAACTCACTCTATTATATGAATTAGGATCCTATGCGGTGCACGGTACACATGGTGATGTGCACGATGCAGTCGTTGGATCATGTGGACCACACACGAGATCTACTTGATCCAATAATAGTGTTATGTACAACACCGGATACAAAACTCTGTTCTATACAATGAGTGTTCACTTTAATGGTTGGTTAATCGTCACCAAATTGCACATTTCATTTGATACATAAACAAAGGAGCATTATTCATGAAAAACTGAGAGTGAGTCAGTACTCATCTGGAAGCATAATAATACACAAGTATCCAAAACATAATTCCAATCCAAACATCTCAAATGCACCACTAATGTTCATCGTGAGCGCTACTATGTATTCCATGGAAACAAAAATTCATTAGCCAAACCATAGTATCTAAAGATGGAGTGACATGTATCACCATTTCACaagttcaaaagctatttttatttatcatggGTGCGTGGATGTATGAAGTTGGATCAAACTAAAATTCAAATGTAAATGGGAAAATCTGGAATTCTAATTCAAATGTCGAAGTATCCTAATTTCACACTgttttccaaataattataatgattaaataagTGCAGAAACCCTTGGCAGCAT
Proteins encoded:
- the LOC140960442 gene encoding probable protein phosphatase 2C 23; its protein translation is MGNGGGKLSLCCAGDPGEISRRRHDITVCLSDSLDEGLGHSFAYIRPDPPHKTQPFDDLACQTAAFRTISGASISANAFTHLSTDPYTCDNGLTSIDKASAFESSQLFSSIPLQPIPRNSASTVRSGPILRNTVQGSGPILRNPGFGSGPIERGFLSGPIERSFISGPLENQIDQLQRYKPKSNKWDLIKNLKGLISKSLRGPGFSKESSSKENNTATLSGNSSSTITSNNLSSQFSLVDDNDDVGNESFGSQNVQWAQGKAGEDRVHIVVSEEHSWVFVGIYDGFNGPDATDFLLNNLYCNVSKELKGLLWCDKFESCENGVHSSAFCSKSLDCEEREELDLKLRKKLLYLEPAAVNHLGVLKALSEALRKTEASYLQIADMMLMENPELSLMGSCVLVMVMKGDDVYLLNVGDSRAVLAKTDSQVGKMRKQSEESLYGYEYEHAHNLSSCQLTMDHSTSVREEVRRIRNAHPDDAFAVYNDRVKGSLKVTRAFGAGFLKQPKWNNALLEMFRIDYVGTHPYITCSPSLCHYRLDPIDKFLILSSDGLYQYFTNQEAVSEVEMFMSTFPEGDPAQHLVEEVLFRAAKKAGMDFRELLDIPQGDRRKYHDDVSIIIISFEGRIWRSSV